The following proteins are encoded in a genomic region of Bacillus thermozeamaize:
- a CDS encoding CoA-binding protein, producing MSRLFVPSDERMRQVLEDAKRIAVVGLSNKPERDSYQVAKYLQEQGYEIIPVNPTVDEVLGQKAVASLKEIEGEVDIVDVFRRSEEVPAVVDDAIAIGAKAIWLQLGVIHEEAAQKAEAHGLDVIMDRCIKVEHARLFA from the coding sequence ATGTCCAGATTGTTTGTCCCTTCTGATGAACGCATGAGACAGGTATTGGAAGATGCAAAGCGGATTGCCGTTGTCGGACTGTCCAATAAGCCGGAGCGAGACAGCTACCAGGTGGCCAAGTACCTGCAGGAGCAGGGGTATGAAATTATTCCCGTCAATCCGACGGTGGATGAGGTGTTGGGCCAGAAAGCTGTGGCGTCACTCAAGGAGATCGAAGGCGAAGTGGACATTGTGGATGTGTTCCGGCGCAGTGAGGAGGTGCCGGCGGTTGTCGATGATGCCATCGCCATAGGCGCCAAGGCCATCTGGCTGCAACTGGGCGTCATCCACGAAGAGGCTGCACAGAAGGCAGAGGCTCACGGTTTGGACGTGATCATGGATCGTTGCATCAAGGTGGAGCATGCAAGATTGTTTGCGTAG
- a CDS encoding GPR endopeptidase, with translation MDELDLSRYAVQTDLALEARQLALDKHPVLEGVEIEEEKEQGVTITRIHVLNQKGARQIGKQPGRYVTLEAPGLRSKDTILQHRLTSLLARELKRFLRQIGVGDEDRVLVIGLGNWNVTPDALGPIVAGKVLVTRHLFELMPDQVEPGYRPVSALSPGVLGMTGIETSEIIYGVVEKTRPDLIVAVDALASRSLERVNTTIQIADTGIHPGSGVGNKRKPVTRETLGVPVIAIGVPTVVDAVSIVSDTIDYLLAHLGRQWKEQQSPPKPASVLTPQGFQLPGPSPQYTAADLPDPTVREVLMGLLGGLSAQEKRQLIHEVLTPIGHNLVVTPKEVDTFIEDIGHLIAGGLNAALHEAVNLDNLSSFTH, from the coding sequence ATGGATGAGCTGGATTTGTCACGTTATGCGGTCCAGACCGACCTGGCGTTGGAAGCCAGGCAATTGGCGCTGGACAAACATCCTGTCTTGGAGGGAGTGGAGATAGAGGAGGAAAAGGAACAAGGAGTCACGATCACGCGGATTCATGTTCTGAATCAGAAAGGGGCCCGGCAGATTGGCAAGCAGCCGGGTCGTTATGTGACCCTGGAAGCTCCCGGCTTGCGCAGCAAAGATACCATCTTGCAACACCGGCTGACTTCCCTCCTGGCAAGGGAGTTAAAGCGGTTCTTGCGGCAGATCGGCGTCGGCGACGAGGATCGTGTGCTGGTGATCGGCTTGGGGAATTGGAATGTGACACCGGACGCGCTTGGTCCCATCGTGGCGGGAAAAGTATTGGTTACCCGCCATTTGTTTGAGCTGATGCCGGATCAGGTGGAGCCTGGATATCGTCCGGTCAGCGCCTTGTCTCCAGGCGTTTTGGGCATGACGGGTATTGAAACCAGCGAAATCATTTATGGTGTGGTGGAAAAGACGAGGCCCGATCTGATTGTTGCGGTCGATGCGCTGGCCTCCCGTTCACTGGAGCGAGTCAATACGACCATCCAGATCGCCGATACCGGGATTCATCCGGGGTCGGGAGTGGGGAATAAGCGAAAGCCTGTCACGCGGGAAACATTGGGCGTTCCCGTGATTGCCATTGGCGTCCCTACGGTGGTGGACGCAGTCTCGATTGTCAGCGACACGATCGATTACCTGCTGGCTCACCTGGGCCGGCAGTGGAAGGAGCAGCAGTCGCCTCCGAAACCGGCCAGTGTGCTGACGCCCCAGGGATTTCAGCTTCCCGGCCCTTCTCCCCAATATACGGCTGCCGATTTGCCGGATCCGACGGTGCGGGAAGTGTTGATGGGACTTTTGGGGGGGTTGTCTGCGCAGGAAAAGCGACAGTTGATTCATGAGGTGTTGACGCCGATCGGCCACAACCTGGTCGTCACCCCCAAAGAGGTGGATACGTTTATCGAGGACATTGGGCACCTGATTGCGGGGGGATTGAATGCCGCTTTGCATGAAGCGGTGAATCTGGATAACCTGTCATCTTTCACCCACTGA
- a CDS encoding dCTP deaminase yields the protein MILNDRQIIELAEQGMIEPFVPRNVRQLDENGQRVISYGVSSFGYDLRVGRHFKVFSNVHNAIIDPKNVNERAFVDIVAEEGYILIPPNSFALAHSIEYFRIPRDIMAICVGKSTYARCGIITNVTPFEPGFEGQITLEISNTTPLPAKIYANEGICQVLFLRGEPCEVSYADRNGKYQGQRGIVTPRI from the coding sequence ATGATACTCAACGACAGACAAATCATCGAGCTGGCTGAGCAAGGGATGATTGAGCCGTTTGTTCCCCGAAATGTCCGCCAGTTGGATGAGAATGGGCAGCGCGTGATCTCGTATGGTGTCTCTTCATTCGGTTATGACCTTCGGGTCGGCCGCCACTTTAAGGTGTTCAGCAACGTCCATAATGCGATTATCGATCCGAAAAATGTCAATGAGCGGGCATTTGTCGATATCGTGGCGGAGGAAGGATACATTCTGATTCCTCCCAACAGCTTCGCACTGGCCCATTCAATCGAATATTTCCGGATTCCACGCGACATCATGGCGATCTGTGTCGGCAAGTCCACCTATGCCAGATGTGGCATCATCACCAATGTGACTCCTTTTGAGCCGGGTTTTGAGGGGCAAATCACGCTGGAAATCAGCAATACGACGCCGCTTCCGGCCAAAATCTATGCCAATGAAGGGATCTGTCAGGTGTTGTTCTTGCGCGGGGAACCCTGCGAGGTCAGTTATGCGGATCGCAACGGCAAATACCAGGGACAGCGGGGGATCGTGACACCGCGGATTTAG
- a CDS encoding DNA polymerase III subunit delta: protein MQSNLRQAIQELRQGKRASLYVLYGEEQWLMEEFVRHAKEILVPASVQDLNVATLDLSESPLDELLDQAETSPFLADCRLLVAKNALFFSANARGKAEHDLDRLQAYLNQPAPQTVLIFLVPAAKLDERKKLVKQVKRQAVVIPCKPLTKEALIRWVERRARERGVSLSAEMIEVLLSRVGQQLALLDSELEKLSLYALNHPLSREDLERLVPRTLEEDVFLMVDALLEGRSEYLFRIFYDLMQKKEEPLKLLGLFSYQMRLLIQVQHYHFLGYSSAQIADVIGAHPYAIQRAQKHLRTKKPGEFAQVLADLLQELARLDRAMKSGRTQAERIADLEHFLLIACQKIKKQGAVPSG, encoded by the coding sequence ATGCAGAGCAATCTTCGTCAGGCGATCCAGGAGTTGCGGCAGGGAAAAAGGGCGTCATTGTATGTGTTGTATGGAGAAGAACAATGGCTGATGGAAGAATTTGTCCGTCACGCAAAGGAGATCCTGGTGCCTGCATCGGTGCAGGATCTGAACGTCGCGACGTTGGATTTGTCCGAGTCGCCGCTCGATGAACTGCTGGATCAGGCAGAAACGTCGCCATTTTTAGCTGACTGCCGCCTGCTTGTTGCCAAAAACGCGCTTTTCTTCAGCGCCAATGCGCGGGGAAAGGCGGAGCATGACCTGGATCGTCTCCAGGCTTACCTGAACCAACCCGCTCCCCAGACCGTCCTGATTTTTCTCGTTCCGGCCGCCAAACTGGATGAACGCAAAAAACTGGTCAAGCAAGTCAAGCGCCAGGCGGTGGTCATCCCGTGCAAGCCATTGACTAAAGAGGCGCTCATCCGCTGGGTGGAGCGCCGTGCCAGGGAACGGGGCGTGTCGCTGTCGGCTGAGATGATTGAGGTGTTGCTCAGTCGTGTGGGCCAGCAGTTGGCTCTCCTTGACAGCGAACTGGAAAAATTGTCACTTTACGCGCTGAATCATCCGTTATCTCGCGAAGATTTGGAACGGCTGGTCCCACGGACCTTGGAGGAAGATGTATTCCTGATGGTGGATGCACTGCTGGAGGGACGTTCTGAGTATTTGTTCCGGATTTTCTACGATCTCATGCAAAAAAAGGAGGAGCCTTTGAAGCTGCTGGGCTTGTTCAGTTACCAGATGAGACTCCTCATACAAGTGCAACATTATCATTTCCTGGGTTATTCCAGCGCTCAGATTGCCGATGTCATAGGTGCGCATCCCTACGCGATCCAACGGGCGCAAAAGCATCTCCGAACGAAAAAACCAGGGGAATTCGCCCAGGTATTGGCGGATTTGTTGCAGGAGCTGGCGAGGCTGGACCGGGCAATGAAGTCCGGCCGTACACAGGCTGAGCGGATCGCCGATTTGGAACATTTTCTCCTGATTGCCTGTCAAAAAATCAAAAAACAGGGGGCTGTCCCGTCGGGATGA
- a CDS encoding 30S ribosomal protein S20 codes for MANIKSSKKRIKVAERNRMRNMAQRSALRTYIKRYETALAAGDLAKAEQELQLAVRKLDKAVTKGLIHKNKAARHKSRLMKKWNQAKAANA; via the coding sequence ATGGCGAACATCAAGTCATCCAAAAAGCGGATCAAAGTGGCCGAACGGAACCGCATGCGCAACATGGCGCAACGTTCTGCTTTGCGGACCTATATCAAGCGTTACGAAACGGCACTGGCAGCAGGTGATCTGGCCAAGGCAGAGCAGGAGTTGCAATTGGCAGTCAGAAAGCTGGACAAAGCGGTCACGAAAGGGCTGATTCACAAAAACAAAGCGGCTCGCCATAAATCCCGTTTGATGAAAAAATGGAATCAGGCAAAAGCCGCCAATGCCTAA
- a CDS encoding DNA internalization-related competence protein ComEC/Rec2, which translates to MTTHREGVWFFVHERVWLIAGFLAGVAIGYPLARTMAVWVLITAFISWVAWMLVRRRAALFLLFLAAFFAGLAYMSWVERTNQSAISSILQPAEERPPAGWADSVRPSYQVQVRGEILTSPKVDGDRVRFVLLVRELDWLGKTYRLREKVQITLRLEEQWEQQAAADLKPGHHLALPLTLRSPKTAANPGGFDYRRYLHEQRIHWLGEQTGIRAVQVISSEFSLRGLVDDGQKRLQFVVDELYDGEVAAFLKGLLVGERDAVAAQQADDFSALGIAHILAISGGHVAIVVALLLTSLQSIGVSRERSIGVTLCFLPVYALLTGMQPPVIRAVIMAALALLALRQHRPYDSLYALCMAALLMTVWDPYLLFQVSFQLSFLITFGIILWTDRLAQWMAVRPGWWNRPAVRYPLAMTLVAQLASFPLAITYFHEYSLLSTLANLIFVSLLSLIVLPLGYISLLIGLISPGGAFLLAGLNQKLSELVLAGTSQMAQWRLFATTWPTPSLYWIVVYFLLCAWLMALLPQKHWLPPVYEGRLAGRAARRLMHWRQVSPLLVVSLLAGWIVLAYLPHGTWERGVRVTFLDVGQGDAAIVETPQEVWLIDGGGQLKWEQEAWRERREAFDVGEDVVYPYLQHRGIRKIDVMVLTHGDADHVQGLKAVAERLPVRAVLVNGGPSTPAQAEVLEALRKREVPIYRAHRGLSWKSGEGIKWEVLHPPETERVENDNRHSIVMRLLAYGHEVLFTGDLDAEGERQLLSQGMLRPVEVLKVAHHGSDTSTTREWLAVLRPKLAVISVGEGNRYGHPSPEVLRRLEEAGIPVLRTDRDGAVVLRFFPQGKWQVQVVKGD; encoded by the coding sequence ATGACCACACATCGGGAGGGTGTGTGGTTTTTCGTGCATGAGAGGGTTTGGCTGATTGCCGGTTTTTTGGCGGGAGTGGCCATCGGCTATCCGCTGGCCAGAACAATGGCCGTCTGGGTCCTGATCACAGCTTTCATCAGCTGGGTTGCCTGGATGCTTGTGCGCAGACGGGCGGCTTTGTTTCTCCTGTTCCTGGCCGCCTTTTTCGCCGGACTGGCCTATATGAGCTGGGTGGAAAGGACAAATCAATCTGCCATTTCAAGCATCCTTCAGCCAGCAGAAGAGCGTCCCCCGGCAGGATGGGCGGATTCGGTTCGGCCATCTTATCAAGTGCAAGTTCGGGGGGAGATCCTGACGTCTCCCAAGGTAGACGGCGATCGGGTGCGGTTTGTCCTGCTCGTGCGAGAGCTGGACTGGCTGGGGAAAACCTACCGGCTTCGGGAGAAAGTCCAGATTACCTTGCGCCTTGAAGAGCAATGGGAGCAACAGGCGGCTGCGGACTTAAAGCCCGGTCATCACCTTGCGTTGCCCCTGACGCTCCGTTCCCCGAAAACTGCGGCCAATCCGGGCGGATTTGATTACCGCCGGTACCTTCACGAACAGCGCATTCATTGGTTGGGGGAACAGACAGGCATTCGGGCGGTTCAGGTGATTTCGTCGGAGTTTTCTCTCCGCGGCCTGGTTGATGACGGGCAAAAGCGGTTGCAGTTTGTCGTCGACGAATTGTATGACGGCGAGGTGGCGGCTTTTTTGAAAGGTCTTTTGGTCGGCGAGCGCGATGCGGTTGCGGCCCAGCAGGCCGATGATTTTTCCGCGTTGGGGATTGCGCACATCCTGGCCATTTCCGGTGGCCATGTGGCCATCGTGGTGGCTCTGTTGCTGACGTCGCTGCAAAGCATTGGCGTTTCCCGGGAACGGAGCATCGGGGTGACGTTGTGCTTTTTGCCGGTGTATGCCCTTTTGACCGGGATGCAGCCGCCTGTCATCCGCGCCGTGATCATGGCCGCGCTGGCTTTGCTGGCATTGCGGCAGCATCGTCCCTATGACAGTCTTTACGCTCTTTGCATGGCCGCCCTGCTGATGACAGTGTGGGATCCGTATTTGCTTTTCCAGGTCAGTTTCCAGCTCTCGTTCCTGATCACGTTTGGCATCATTCTCTGGACCGATCGGCTGGCCCAGTGGATGGCGGTCCGTCCGGGATGGTGGAACCGGCCTGCGGTCCGGTATCCTCTGGCGATGACGCTGGTGGCGCAGTTGGCGTCTTTTCCGCTCGCGATCACTTATTTTCACGAGTATTCGCTGCTGTCCACCCTGGCCAACCTGATCTTTGTGTCATTGCTCAGCCTGATCGTGTTGCCACTGGGGTACATCAGCTTGCTCATCGGCCTGATTTCTCCGGGCGGCGCATTTTTGCTGGCCGGATTGAACCAGAAGCTGAGCGAGCTGGTGCTGGCAGGAACTTCGCAGATGGCCCAGTGGCGTCTTTTTGCCACCACTTGGCCCACTCCTTCCCTGTATTGGATCGTCGTCTATTTTCTCCTGTGCGCCTGGCTGATGGCGCTCCTGCCGCAAAAGCACTGGTTGCCCCCGGTATATGAAGGGCGTCTTGCAGGGCGGGCCGCACGCCGGCTCATGCATTGGCGGCAAGTTTCGCCGCTGCTGGTGGTGTCCCTGCTCGCCGGCTGGATCGTCTTGGCTTATTTGCCGCATGGAACTTGGGAACGAGGGGTTCGCGTCACCTTTTTGGACGTCGGACAGGGAGACGCTGCCATTGTCGAAACGCCGCAAGAGGTGTGGCTGATTGATGGCGGCGGTCAGCTGAAGTGGGAACAGGAGGCGTGGCGAGAGCGGCGGGAGGCGTTTGACGTGGGGGAGGATGTGGTCTATCCTTACCTTCAACACCGAGGGATCCGGAAGATTGATGTGATGGTGCTGACGCATGGCGATGCCGATCACGTCCAGGGCCTGAAAGCAGTGGCCGAACGGCTGCCTGTCCGGGCCGTCCTGGTCAACGGCGGTCCTTCCACCCCCGCGCAGGCAGAGGTGCTGGAGGCCCTGCGGAAAAGGGAGGTGCCGATCTACCGGGCCCACAGGGGCCTGAGCTGGAAGTCCGGGGAAGGGATCAAGTGGGAAGTGCTTCACCCTCCGGAAACAGAACGGGTTGAAAATGACAACCGCCACTCCATTGTCATGCGTCTTTTGGCATACGGGCACGAGGTGCTGTTTACGGGCGATCTGGATGCGGAAGGGGAACGCCAACTCCTGTCTCAGGGAATGCTTCGCCCGGTGGAGGTGTTGAAGGTGGCTCACCATGGGTCCGACACCTCCACCACCCGTGAATGGCTTGCCGTTTTGCGGCCAAAACTGGCGGTCATTTCCGTAGGCGAAGGCAATCGGTACGGCCATCCTTCCCCTGAAGTTCTCCGGCGTCTGGAAGAAGCGGGAATTCCTGTGCTTCGCACAGACAGGGACGGGGCGGTCGTGCTTCGCTTTTTTCCACAGGGAAAGTGGCAGGTTCAAGTAGTGAAGGGTGATTGA